One stretch of Euphorbia lathyris chromosome 7, ddEupLath1.1, whole genome shotgun sequence DNA includes these proteins:
- the LOC136201490 gene encoding uncharacterized protein, translating into MDHHHQSSGNAGGMDLSLKIGQPFQTDAQQHDNLNHLPNFNFISQQQLATDNRMIEGGVQGSINALGMVNIATPNAMNYGMINEGINLGMSNNIGNGMANMNSVGWPLEQMENPSNYFINNGSNHMHLQYNSTTPAVGIPIMLNPQYANNFNYGAEHTISSGIYASSSSSSNSRREDSRKQRPGVYFDPNKRCTNIHCNANNTPMWRKGPLGPKTLCNACGIKYRKEAVRKRTREAENSENNSNVDRTWAN; encoded by the exons AtggatcatcatcatcaatcatcAGGAAATGCAGGAGGTATGGATTTGAGCTTAAAAATAGGCCAACCATTTCAAACTGATGCTCAGCAACATGATAATCTTAATCATCTTCCCAATTTCAACTTCATTTCTCAACAG CAATTGGCAACTGACAACAGAATGATAGAAGGAGGAGTTCAAGGCAGCATCAATGCCTTGGGGATGGTGAACATAGCAACACCAAATGCTATGAACTATGGGATGATTAATGAAGGAATAAATCTTG GAATGAGTAACAATATAGGAAATGGTATGGCAAATATGAACTCAGTTGGATGGCCTTTAGAGCAAATGGAAAATCCTAGTAATTACTTCATTAATAATGGAAGTAACCATATGCATCTTCAGTATAACAGCACTACTCCTGCTGTTGGAATTCCAATTATGCTCAATCCTCAATATGCTAATAACTTCAATTATG GTGCTGAACACACAATTAGCAGTGGAATCTATGCAtcgtcatcatcttcttcaaattCTCGAAGAGAAGACTCAAGAAAACAACGTCCTGGGGTCTATTTTGATCCAAACAAGAGGTGCACAAATATCCACTGCAACGCTAATAATACTCCTATGTGGCGTAAAGGTCCCCTTGGCCCCAAG ACATTGTGTAATGCTTGTGGAATTAAGTATAGAAAGGAAGCCGTGCGAAAAAGAACCAGAGAAGCagaaaattctgaaaataaCTCCAATGTTGATCGTACATGGGCGAATTGA